One stretch of Ananas comosus cultivar F153 linkage group 6, ASM154086v1, whole genome shotgun sequence DNA includes these proteins:
- the LOC109711451 gene encoding pentatricopeptide repeat-containing protein OGR1, mitochondrial, producing MAHLHLEGVVERCSTLGHIKQLQAHLLTSGIFHARPAFRARFLELCALSPSCASLPHALLALRSLRPHHRPSANDFNPLLRALASSPNPLSALSLFSRLLLSHSPPTSPRPDALSLSFALKACARSSSLAPALQLHSLLLRLGFSPDPLLATTLLDAYAKSGDLPRARRVFDEMPIRDVATWNALLSGLALGPDPRLALALFRRLRASLPSLPAREAPNDITVVAALSACALLGDLAEGAAVHRFARARGLDAGVRVRNALIDMYSKCGSLDRAVAVFRAIGDADRTVVSYNAVLLALATHGRGLDALRVFDEMPRKLQPDAVTYLAVLCGCTHAGLVDDGLRVFRAMRGVAPSMKHYGAVVDLLGRAGRLAEARDTIASMPFPPDAVLWQTLLGACKTYGDVALAELAAAKLAEMGSNVDGDYVLLSNVYAAKARWTDVGRIRDAMRSNDVRKVPGFSYTEVGGVVHGFVNGDTGHERWREIYRALEDIAARIGELGYEPETGDVLHDIGEEEKQNALYHHSEKLTIAFGLISTPPGETIRVIKNLRICRDCHLAAKLISKAYSRVIVVRDTARFHRFEGGECSCKDYW from the coding sequence ATGGCGCACCTGCACCTGGAGGGGGTGGTAGAGCGGTGCAGCACGCTGGGACACATCAAGCAGCTGCAGGCGCACCTGCTGACGTCGGGCATCTTCCACGCCCGGCCGGCCTTCCGCGCCCGCTTCCTCGAGCTCTGCGCCCTCTCCCCTTCCTGCGCCTCCCTCCCGCACGCCCTCCTCGCCCTCCGCTCCCTCCGCCCCCACCACCGCCCCTCCGCCAACGACTTCAACCCCCTCCTCCGCGCCCTCGCCTCCTCCCCCAACCCCCTCTccgccctctccctcttctcccgcctcctcctctcccatTCCCCCCCAACTTCTCCTCGCCCCGACgcgctctctctttctttcgcCCTCAAGGCCTGCGCCCGCTCCTCCTCGCTCGCCCCCGCGCTCCAGCtccactccctcctcctccgcctcggcTTCTCCCCGGACCCCCTCCTCGCCACCACCCTCCTCGACGCCTACGCCAAGTCCggcgacctcccccgcgcccGCCgcgtgttcgacgaaatgcccatCCGCGACGTCGCCACCTGGAACGCCCTCCTCTCCGGCCTCGCCCTCGGCCCCGACCcccgcctcgccctcgccctcttccgccgcctccgcgcctccctcccctccctccCCGCGCGCGAGGCCCCCAACGACATCACCGTCGTCGCCGCCCTCTCCGCCTGCGCCCTGCTCGGCGACCTCGCCGAGGGCGCCGCCGTCCACCGCTTCGCGCGCGCCCGCGGCCTCGACGCCGGCGTCCGCGTCCGCAACGCCCTCATCGACATGTACTCCAAGTGCGGCTCCCTCGACCGCGCCGTCGCCGTCTTCCGCGCCATCGGCGACGCCGATCGCACCGTCGTCTCCTACAACGCCGTCCTGCTCGCCCTCGCCACGCACGGCCGCGGCCTCGACGCGCTGcgggtgttcgacgaaatgcctcGCAAGCTCCAGCCCGACGCGGTCACCTACCTCGCCGTGCTCTGCGGCTGCACCCACGCGGGGCTCGTCGACGACGGCCTCCGCGTGTTCCGCGCCATGCGGGGGGTCGCGCCCAGCATGAAGCACTACGGCGCGGTCGTCGACCTGCTGGGCCGCGCGGGCCGGCTCGCCGAGGCGCGCGACACCATCGCCTCCATGCCCTTCCCCCCCGACGCCGTGCTGTGGCAGACCCTCCTGGGCGCGTGCAAGACCTACGGCGACGTCGCCCTCGCCGAACTCGCCGCCGCCAAGCTCGCAGAGATGGGCTCCAATGTTGACGGCGACTACGTGCTCCTCTCCAACGTGTACGCCGCCAAGGCACGCTGGACCGACGTAGGCCGCATCCGTGACGCCATGCGGAGCAACGACGTCCGCAAGGTCCCCGGGTTCAGCTACACCGAGGTGGGTGGGGTGGTGCACGGATTTGTGAACGGCGACACGGGGCACGAGCGGTGGAGGGAGATATACAGGGCATTGGAGGACATCGCGGCGAGGATAGGGGAGCTCGGATACGAGCCGGAGACCGGCGACGTGTTGCACGATAtcggggaggaggagaagcagAATGCGCTGTACCACCACAGCGAGAAGCTCACTATTGCGTTCGGTTTAATCAGTACCCCGCCGGGGGAGACAATCCGGGTGATCAAGAACCTCAGAATATGCAGGGATTGCCATTTGGCGGCGAAGCTGATATCTAAGGCCTACAGTCGGGTTATCGTTGTGCGGGATACAGCGAGGTTTCACCGGTTTGAGGGCGGGGAGTGCTCCTGCAAGGACTACTGGTAA
- the LOC109711402 gene encoding uncharacterized protein At3g28850-like: MGCANSAEARGEGRRRSRAPYARTYSLPVDRHGAHGEFSSHTVALRSSTLGSLVLDRAPSTAAAAAEVEEEEEEIAKTSSDDPSKEADSWPGTTIELRRRRRLPPRTPTATPPRAPEIINAWELMEGLEDALRPSIDRSFSFHTTRDPPKPGFLPLDPIVSELDPEILSSFRDALQSPSPPPFSTKDGIFDPRDRSKREIPGIVRARIAAFQERIDARRARANPPNSAKVSPSTRSPPPGAERRVVLYLTTLRGVRRTYEDCWAARAILQSYGARVDERDVSMHGGFKEELKGLLGESFAGKLPRVFVDGEYLGGAEEVRRMHEEGELGRLLLSRCDAAAEKAKGGGTCVGCGDVRFVPCRMCSGSCKVYVEEEEEVRGFRRCPDCNENGLVRCPLCC; this comes from the coding sequence ATGGGTTGCGCGAACTCCGCGGAGGCGCGCGGCGAGGGGCGGCGCCGCAGCCGCGCCCCGTACGCGCGGACCTACTCCCTCCCTGTGGATCGCCACGGCGCCCATGGCGAGTTCTCCTCTCACACCGTCGCGCTCAGATCCTCCACCCTCGGGTCCCTCGTGCTCGACCGCGCCCcgagcaccgccgccgccgccgccgaggtggaggaggaggaggaggagatcgcgAAGACGAGCTCCGACGATCCCTCGAAAGAAGCCGATTCGTGGCCGGGGACGACGATAGagctccggcgccggcgccggctcCCGCCGCGCACGCCCACGGCGACGCCGCCGCGCGCGCCGGAGATCATCAACGCGTGGGAGCTCATGGAGGGCCTCGAGGACGCGCTCCGCCCCTCCATCGACCGCTCCTTCTCCTTCCACACCACGAGGGATCCGCCGAAGCCCGGGTTCTTACCCCTCGATCCGATCGTCTCGGAGCTCGATCCCGAGATCTTATCCTCCTTCCGCGACGCTCTCCAAAGCCCATCGCCCCCCCCGTTTTCGACCAAAGACGGGATCTTCGATCCCCGGGATCGGAGCAAACGCGAGATCCCCGGGATCGTGCGCGCGAGGATCGCCGCGTTCCAGGAGAGGATCGAcgcgaggagggcgagggccAACCCCCCCAATTCCGCGAAGGTGTCGCCCTCGACCCGATCCCCGCCCCCGGGGGCCGAGCGCAGGGTGGTGCTCTACCTCACGACCCTCCGCGGGGTGCGTCGAACCTACGAGGATTGCTGGGCCGCGCGGGCGATCCTGCAGAGCTACGGCGCGCGCGTCGACGAGAGGGACGTGTCGATGCACGGGGGCTTCAAGGAGGAGCTGAAGGGGCTGCTGGGGGAGAGCTTCGCGGGGAAGCTCCCTCGGGTTTTCGTGGACGGGGAGTATCTGGGGGGCGCCGAGGAGGTGAGGAGGATGCACGAAGAAGGGGAGCTGGGGAGGTTGTTGTTGTCGCGGTGCGATGCTGCCGCGGAGAAGGCGAAAGGGGGAGGAACGTGTGTAGGTTGCGGCGACGTGCGGTTCGTGCCGTGCCGTATGTGCTCGGGGAGTTGTAAGGTTTacgtcgaggaggaggaggaggttcgGGGGTTTCGCCGGTGCCCGGATTGCAATGAGAATGGGCTCGTTCGCTGTCCTCTTTGTTGCTGA